CTAttaggaaaacagcttataaatcatacagaatgatgttttttgaaaatgtaaaaatggaaAAAGTTCTCTGATGGGTAGGTTTTAGGGTATAGAATATACTGTTTGTAGCCTACAGTATGAAATCATTATGGAAAGTCCCTATAAAACATggggtttatgaggacacaaatgtaatgacatgggtattacaattTCCTGTGCCCTCTCATgaaccaaatggcttaaaatatagcctactaaatgttgttgttgtaattCAAAAAATGCccaaagttttctgtgatggataGGTTTAAGTTAGTTgtaaggggatagaatatacagagtatatacatatacagggGAAAAATATCCCGTAAACCacatacaagtgtgtgtgtgtgtgtgtgtgtgtgtgtgtgtgtgtgtgtttctgaaaCAGGATGAGGAGATTCACGCGATGAAAAACACCCATTCTGTCAGAGTTTCTCTCGCAGCAGAAGAAGTGCGGTCTGAAAGCAGCGTCTCGGGTAGGctaatatcattgtttttttgttaaaacaAGTTcgtgtatttttacattttaaattcatgaACGGGTTTAAATGGGAAAACTTGCGTTTTCTCTGTAGGCTATGACAATTTTGGCCGTTATTTTTAGGTTTTCACGTAAATGCGGTAAAATCGAAACTTAAAATGTTCGCTATAATACCCTCTTAAAATGTATTCTGGGTATCAGTTGGAAAATCATTCACTTACTGTTGACAACGACAGATGCTGGCAGTTGTGCAACTGTTAATGTTTGCTTTTCTTTATTTGTAATGGCTTTTATGAACTTGattatatttgtgtttgtgaagAGACTTGTTTGTGGCGCCAGACGTTCATTTTAAAACGAGTCACAAcagggctaaaggcacaccttaagaaaaTTTGTGCTTTTCACTACTCTCAAAGTATATGATTGCAGGAAAAATATATAGCTATGTTTGTATTGGACATTGATGGAGcaacatattttgtgtgaaaaaaaaaatcataaaagtggttaattttgtttaaaaatcttataaatgtaGCCTATGAGGTGGTGAGGGGGGCCTTTTACCCCACTCATGGGGTatacaaatactttagctataataatgtttttaataatgactaggttaatacttgttcaaaagaatAACTTTAGCAAAGTGTGTACTATTTTTGTTCAGTAAataactgtcattaaaataggcctatgtgatatttattttatatataaaatataaaaatagatttaaataaaaatacagaaatacagaaacaaaattattttaaaaagtaaagattctgaaagcattgaaggagatcccataatagcctatttaatatagatttacagtatagtaacaattataatattttataattatatgattaatatattttaaaatatgattgtttcattataaatatgggtATTATCTAAGATGGATACCCaatttgatatatgatatttgctatgtgaatctaaccatgtcatgTCAAGAAATTGAAAAGTCAGCCAGCTattcattatcatgttaatcattgtgccttttgccccaacagcaggtgcgctttttaccccaaataccatacttttaagaagacctttgtctgaaaatacaaatattaatttaatggaTTCTTatttgctacttaaatcaacaacattttaaaaaacatcaaatattaggtcaaactacctcagaatcaactttgcGTTGCTGCCTGCGATCGCGTCAAGGATCAGACAAATTTGCACGTAGCCTACATTTTGAAAAACGGTTTAGGAAAGTGCTGCGGCAAGTTTTTGTGCCATAGcggtttagaggaaaataaaatcaaaggcgCCTTTAGCCCTGTTGTACCCTACTACTAGCATACATCATGTTACCCGCCGTTGTTTTAATCTACTCACAACAAAttcaaaagacatttttatggaCGTAGGCTATACTAGATATTAGGATATTTGGCGCCGTGATTAACATGGTTCATCGATTATGCTTACTATGATTATGAGCTTAATCGCATTACTTTAATCGAAGTATTGCGTTTACATGAGGTAAAGTTTAATCGCAATATTGCCAAAATCCCATTATAATCGCATTATGAAGGTGCATAAACCCACTGAATATGTAGGCCAATCATTGGTTAGCAAGAGGAAAATACTGAGTAACAGAGTAACAGATGATAAGCTAACCCTACCCTATCTGTTCATCTGTTTCAGAAAGAAAATGAAGCGCAGAAATAACCGAGGTGTTACAGAGACCTACTTTGAGGGACAACATTTGAGTCTGTCAGATCTGAAAGAAAGGCCTAATATAGAAAATGGGTACCTGTATAAGAACAACATTCCTGCTTATCCTGAATCTGTGGAGTTCCATGTCCAGAAAGTGTCTCATGTCACTGGAGAACAAGGTCTTAGGGGTATTTTTCTCGATTCAGGCTTCAGACAGCCATCGGAGCTGGTGGCTAGTGATCAGCACCATTTCCTCTGGTGGGATTTATCAGTCACATCTGATGACATATCCTCAGCTGAAGAGCATTTCCTCACGTCCTTGTTCCCTCGTCGAAGTGCTGCCCAAATTCGCAACCAGCCTATCCTTGAGCACTTCACCAGCTCAAAGGCCTTCAAGAAAGAATCTTCATATGGAAACTTTCGCTTCACTTTTTCATTTAAGGAGCTTCTCTTTCACTATGGCAGGCAATTCTGTGGTGGCCAAAGTCCAGTCCTGCGTGTTTATGAGACTGTGCTCTACCGGCGAGAGATTCTCTATACGGTCCTAGTGCACCCTCCTGACATAAATCTTTATGACCATTATCCTCGACTTCCTGGTCAGGAGGACGGTGTGTGCGGGTACTATGGTGGGGCCATGTGGTGGCGCTGTCAAGCCCCCTCTGAAACCTACAAGCTGAAGCTTGAGGTGAACAAGTTGAATTGTAGTGTTCATGTGAGCCCCCACAGAGAAGAATACTATATGTGGGACCATGTGTGTGCAGCTTTCCACATGGAACCAGGGTGGGTGTTGCATGTGGACCAGAACAAGCTGTTAAAAAGTGTGAATGCATATGAAATGTCTCAACCTTATCTTCTGAGAGCTCCGGAGTCTCCACTGAGTTTAAACGAGGCTGAGCGTGTATTAGCTAATCTTAAGGCCAGTATGGGCTAGCTAGGCTAATGCTTGAAGCTAAACTCACTGCACTGATGTCACATTCACGTGCAGTAGAAGCTAAATAGTAATGTCACTCATGTTAGTTTAATTAAAATGCTTTAAGTGCACAATTGTAAGAAACATTTGTGAACCCCCTTTGTGTATATTGTATTTCTGTTGCATTAATGGCTCCTATTAGGTAGCATTGTACACTGAAATTAAAAAGTTTGAACTAACAAAGATTTTGCAGTGTTATCTTTTTAAAGGATTGATATCTTTTATAACTGCTGGAAATTTTAATTGTTGGCCACACAATCCCAATCAAACATTTTCTGTTATTGCTATAATCAAACACTACAGTAGTTATAGGAGTAGCTACTTGCACCTTGCTTATATTCCTCTTGTTTGAAGATTTTAGAAATTAACCTTTGCAGTAATCTTGGACTTCATCTGAAAAGATCGTCACATTCATGCAAAAACACAGATTATgatatacaattttaaaatgtcttcacATCAGTGGTGtaactgttttaaaaagtggCTGGGACGTGTGTGGTGGGTTGGTGTAAATGTAATTGCATATgtttacaataataaatgtacaaaatgtaTTGACATAGACcttatgtttaaaggtgccatagaatgctttttcacaagatgtataagtctaaggtgtcctctgaatgtgtttgcgaagtttcagctcaaaataccccatagattttttattattcaattttttaactgcctattttggggcataattagaaatgcgccgattctgTGCATATCCcttttaaatgctcgcgctccccgcccccaagcttgcAACTCTATAACACATTGcacaaacaaagttcacacagctaatataaccctcaaaatggatctttacaaagtgttcgtcatgtagcatatcagatcatgtaagtatatttatttggatgtttacatttgattctgaatgagtttgatagtgctccgtggctaaagctaacattacacactgttggagagatttataaagaatgaagttgtgtttatgaattatatagactgcaattgtttaaaaatgaaaataatgacatggctctggtctccatgaatacagtaagaaataatggtaactttaatcacatttaacagtacattagcaacatgataacgaaacatttagaaagacaatttacaaatgtcactaaaaataacatgatatcatggatcatgtcagttattattgctccatctgccatttttgctattgcccttgcttgcttacctgcataacgtctgttgattcggctgtgcacagatccagacgttaatactggcttgtctaatgcattgaacatgagctggcatatgcaaaatttacataagaaggaggaaacaatggagtttgagactcactgtatgtcatttccatgtatagaactctaattatttaattatgctgagttaaattaaattttcaattctagggcacctttaatatgataGTTTCATCCTTACATCTCCTATAATACAACATATTGTTAGTCTTGAGTGTATTTACAGTAGTCAAGAAATATGTGGATCCGcataagaaattaaattttcctcATGGACTAGTGGTATAATTCTTGTTAAGCATGTTAGGGGTTCTGAGTTCTCTTCTGGCCTTatatagttaatttttttcttattaaaaccaaagatgttcaaAAGTGATTGTATATTAAAAGCAGGGTATTATATTTGAATATTGTAGTGTGAGCAAGcgtgtatatataaaattgtgcaatatatttgtttatttgttgcgCTAAAcaacaaattttaattttaaaaaaattattttttaacaaataactaatttttcattgtttttctatgtaaacatgagCTTGATGGACATGTTTGACCATTAAGTTTGCCTCTTGCTCtgctctttatttatttatgctcgTAAAGCTGCTTCGCCAAGCGCGCACTTGCAGTGTTGCCCTGTCCACTTACATGCACCTTTGGACTTGTGTTATTTTTTCCATATTTCctcagtttcacagacaaggctcaagctagtcctagactaaaatgcatgtttgagctgttttaactgaaagcaacttactgacatatcttaaaatatgtcactgccattgttttgtctcaagatgcacaccagtaatgatATTTTTTAGTGTACAGTTATAAAAGAaacttaaatatcttaattgaaccaaggtctaatcctggcttaggctaagccctgtctgtgaaaccggccaTTAAGTGGTTAAGtgacaatttagttcagttGGAATGTGTACATGGCCTTTGTGCCAACTGGGGTGGGTAGCTACGCCCTTGTGTGCCCTTTCTAGTTTCGAAGGACTGTGGTTATTTGATTCAAACCAGAAGGCGGGAACTGAGCGGAAGCTGCTTATCCTTTTAGTGCTGCAGAATAACAGAACTCGACGAGCGAAACTAAGGTAGGCCTAttgaaaattaaataatgaaattGATACTTTATGTTTAAGAGCTATTGTTCGCGAGTAAGCTAGTAAGTTAGAGTATTTTGTCTAGATTTAGCGCGATTCAAGGCAATGTCGGTTAGGGACTGTTAAACCGAAACTAGCACAGTGTGATTCAGTGTGAGGAGAAATTAAATGACTCAtctcttaaaaacaaaaacaaagactcGAAGTGATATTTGGGTACTCTTTGAAAGGCATTTAATGTTAACAGTGACTGCTTTTGGCTTCTGTCTGTGAATGAAagtactgattttttttttttgtaaatgtcgctagcctatttatttttaatattaaatatttcgaGAAGCATTGTGCATTTTTAACCCTTTTTAATCCTAACCCATATCTGTATCTTTGATATTTAACATAGCATAGGTCcctaattataataaataatcatcAGAATTTAAGTGTTGGAAGCGAAGTTAACTGAGTAAAGTGGCAACTTTGTTTCCATCTAGAGGCGAAATCAGGATAAGACAGGAATTACACAAGAAATTAAATAGTGTTATCCATATGCTACATTATTTGAACTTGCCTATATATTTCTTTAATTAAAGCATATTTTcggaatttttaaaaaatacattttataacagATCATAACAGCTGATCCTCGTCTTTTCTTTGGTTTCAGAAAGAAGATGATGCATCAAAATGCACGAGAATGCATTGGGACACATTTTGAAGGACAGCATTTGAGTCTGTCAGATCTGAAAGAAAAGCCTAATATAGAAAATGGGTACCTGTATAAAGACAACATTCCTGCTTATCCTGAATCTGTGGAGTTCCATGTCCAGAAAGTGTCTCATGTCACTGGAGAACAAGGTCTTAGGGGTATTTTTCTCAATTCAGGCTTCAGACAGCCGTCGGAGCTGGTGGCTAGTGATCAGCACCATTTCCTCTGGTGGGCTTTATCAGTCACATCTGATGACATATCCTCAGCTGAAGAGCATTTTCTCACATCCTTGTTCCCTCGTCGAAGTGCCGCCCAAATTCGCAACCAGCCGCCCGTCCTTGAGCAATTCACCAGCTCAAAGGCCTTCAAGAAAGAATCTTGCTATGGAAACTTCTGCTTCACTTTTTCACTTAAGGAACTTCTCTGGCACTATGGCGAGCAGTTCTGTGGTGGCCGAAGTCCAGTCCTGCGTGTTTATGAGACTGTTCTCTACTCAAAAGAGATTCAATATACGGTTGTAGTGCATCCTCATTACGTAAATATTTATGACCATTGTCCTCGACTTCCAAATCATGGTGATGGTGTTTGTGGATACAACGGTGGGGCCATGTGGTGGCGCTGTCAATCCCCTGCTGAAACCTACGAGAATGAGCTTGAGGTGAACAGTTTTGAAGGAAGTGTTAGTGTGAGCCCTCATCACAAAATATACTATGTGTGGGATCATGTGTGTATAGCTTTCCACATGGAGCCGGGGTGGGTGCTGCATGTAGACCAGGACAGGCTGTTTAAAAGAGTGAATGTGTGCAAAATGTGTAAGCCTTATCTTCTGAGAGCCCCAGACACTAATTTGAGTTTACACGATGCTGAGAGTAAACTAGATGATCTTAAAGCCGGTGTTTGGAGCTAAGCACACCATGCAAATATTACATTCACATGGACTTACAGAGAATAATTATGCCACGAGCCTATGCAACAGTTATCCTAATTATGTTTATCTAGTTGCAGATTAATctaatgtttttttgtcttgtttgatGATTTATTAATGCACCTTTGCAGTAATCTTTATAATTAAGTGAAGAACGGAGCACATTTTAGCATTCATGCAGAAACCTAGATAATGATATgattagctttttttttataatataataaacttttctGTATTAGATGTATGTTCACATTGGATTTAGAACTTTTGTTAGCTATTTTACAGAgttaaaaatgaatgtactTTTAATTCTGTCCACCAGAGGTCTGTAACTGATATCTGGTTTTATTGCTTTGTCCTGTCagtaatttgtcattttttattgcAATAAAATCTCTTCAGCTCAAATCAATTTGAATCTGATCTTACTGAACATTGATCTGGGATGTTACTTGATGTCATGTTGTTCTGctgataaacaaataaatatgacTACACCTCAGTAGTTCACTTGCTAGTGTTTCTGGTTATTCTGTTTCTGGTATCTGGTAATAAGCAAGAGTCATACATCCACAGCCATATTATTTTGGCACAATGTCGAAACCCATTGGTACTTTCATGTTTCTTTAAAtagtgaataataataataaaagaaatgcAGTGAGTGACTGCATCAAGGTTAGGGGCACACTCTAAATAGATAATGGCAGTCATAACTAATAAAAGCAGGCCACATGTAAAATTTATTATAGGATTAACAGACTTTGTCCTCTATTTTCACCCTTTTCATCAGTTAAAAAAAGAAGCTCAacttaaaacctttatttgagaTAATAATCTATTACTCTTTCATCTAGGGCTTTGTTTTGGTATTTTAACAGCTTGCATGATCTTTGTATTTGGTTTAACTCAAGTGTGTGCTCTTGGACTTGGTTTTAGCTCAATGCTTCCAGCTGAAAGCAGTAATGTCAACACCATATAAGGCCACTTGGCTCATACAGATGATGTCATCACAGTCCTGAGTGGAGAATCTCCTTTGCCCTGcacagtgtgagagagagagagagagagagaaagggagggAGGTGTGGTGAAGAGGAAAGAGAAAG
The sequence above is drawn from the Megalobrama amblycephala isolate DHTTF-2021 linkage group LG13, ASM1881202v1, whole genome shotgun sequence genome and encodes:
- the si:ch211-197h24.9 gene encoding uncharacterized protein si:ch211-197h24.9, whose product is MKRRNNRGVTETYFEGQHLSLSDLKERPNIENGYLYKNNIPAYPESVEFHVQKVSHVTGEQGLRGIFLDSGFRQPSELVASDQHHFLWWDLSVTSDDISSAEEHFLTSLFPRRSAAQIRNQPILEHFTSSKAFKKESSYGNFRFTFSFKELLFHYGRQFCGGQSPVLRVYETVLYRREILYTVLVHPPDINLYDHYPRLPGQEDGVCGYYGGAMWWRCQAPSETYKLKLEVNKLNCSVHVSPHREEYYMWDHVCAAFHMEPGWVLHVDQNKLLKSVNAYEMSQPYLLRAPESPLSLNEAERVLANLKASMG
- the LOC125280800 gene encoding uncharacterized protein LOC125280800; translated protein: MCTWPLCQLGWVATPLCALSSFEGLWLFDSNQKAGTERKLLILLVLQNNRTRRAKLRKKMMHQNARECIGTHFEGQHLSLSDLKEKPNIENGYLYKDNIPAYPESVEFHVQKVSHVTGEQGLRGIFLNSGFRQPSELVASDQHHFLWWALSVTSDDISSAEEHFLTSLFPRRSAAQIRNQPPVLEQFTSSKAFKKESCYGNFCFTFSLKELLWHYGEQFCGGRSPVLRVYETVLYSKEIQYTVVVHPHYVNIYDHCPRLPNHGDGVCGYNGGAMWWRCQSPAETYENELEVNSFEGSVSVSPHHKIYYVWDHVCIAFHMEPGWVLHVDQDRLFKRVNVCKMCKPYLLRAPDTNLSLHDAESKLDDLKAGVWS